In one Streptomyces marincola genomic region, the following are encoded:
- a CDS encoding sigma-70 family RNA polymerase sigma factor encodes MTSDNATQDDTRTDAPAPGGDVPGGHVPRQRVGDGGAEAIGTEALERHRRELTAYCYRMLGSAFEAEDAVQETMVRAWRGLDRFEGRSSVRSWLYRIATNVCLTMLSGSSKRARPMDLTASSRTAEAVLGPPLAETAWVEPMPDSRTLPQDPAEYAEARESVRLAFIAALQHLAPKQRAVLILREVLSWRAAEVAELLGTTVASVNSALQRARATLSACGVTESGPSAPLSEEHKALLARYMEAFESYDMDALTALLAEDATLSMPPYTLWMRGPSDIKDWMLGHGRDCRGSRLIATRANGAPAFGQYRPAPGGGHEPWALQIVEVSEGRITGLNSFLDTARFFPLFGLPDRLPETEPAEEDL; translated from the coding sequence ATGACCAGCGACAACGCCACCCAGGACGACACGCGGACCGACGCGCCCGCGCCCGGCGGGGACGTGCCCGGCGGGCACGTGCCCCGGCAGCGCGTCGGCGACGGGGGCGCGGAGGCCATCGGCACCGAGGCGCTGGAGCGCCACCGCAGGGAGCTGACGGCGTACTGCTACCGCATGCTCGGCTCGGCCTTCGAGGCCGAGGACGCGGTCCAGGAGACGATGGTGCGCGCCTGGCGCGGCCTCGACCGCTTCGAGGGCCGCTCCTCGGTCCGCTCCTGGCTGTACCGCATCGCGACGAACGTGTGCCTCACCATGCTCAGCGGCAGCAGCAAGCGGGCCAGGCCGATGGACCTGACGGCCTCGTCGAGGACCGCGGAAGCGGTGCTCGGGCCGCCGCTCGCGGAGACCGCGTGGGTCGAGCCGATGCCCGACAGCCGGACGCTGCCGCAGGACCCGGCCGAGTACGCCGAGGCCCGCGAGTCGGTGCGGCTGGCGTTCATCGCCGCCCTCCAGCACCTGGCGCCCAAGCAGCGCGCGGTCCTGATCCTCAGGGAGGTGCTCAGCTGGCGGGCCGCCGAGGTCGCCGAGCTGCTCGGCACCACGGTCGCCTCGGTCAACAGCGCGCTCCAGCGCGCCCGCGCCACCCTCTCGGCCTGCGGCGTCACGGAGTCGGGGCCGTCCGCGCCGCTGTCGGAGGAGCACAAGGCGCTGCTCGCCCGGTACATGGAGGCGTTCGAGAGCTACGACATGGACGCCCTGACCGCGCTGCTCGCCGAGGACGCCACGCTGTCCATGCCGCCGTACACGCTGTGGATGCGCGGCCCGTCCGACATCAAGGACTGGATGCTCGGCCACGGCAGGGACTGCCGCGGCTCCCGCCTCATAGCCACCCGGGCCAACGGCGCCCCCGCGTTCGGCCAGTACCGCCCGGCGCCCGGCGGCGGCCACGAGCCGTGGGCGCTCCAGATCGTCGAGGTCTCAGAGGGCCGGATCACCGGGCTCAACTCGTTCCTGGACACGGCCAGGTTCTTCCCCCTGTTCGGCCTGCCCGACCGCCTCCCCGAGACCGAGCCAGCCGAGGAGGACCTGTAG
- a CDS encoding dicarboxylate/amino acid:cation symporter, protein MSSPSPAPDASAPKAPRRALAALPPFWAQILLGLVLGVLFGWIARNWNVDWLGRTLDEIGGTFVQLLRLAVGPLVFFAIAVSITNLRNVSNAARLAGRTLLWFLVTSLVAVAIGLTIGLLTNPGEGTGLTPADGARPESEGSWLDFLTGMIPTSVVTPFADLEVLQIVFLAAVTGIAALRMGERAAPLITFGETALALLQKVLWWIIRLAPLGTLGLIGRAINEYGWDLLGDYATFTLDVYIGCALVLFGVYPLLLRVVAGVDPLRFFRAAWPAIQLAFVSRSSVGTLPVTQKVTERLGVPREYASFAVPFGATTKMDGCAAIYPSLAAIFVAEIFDVSLGIQDYVLIVFVSVIGSAATAGLTGATVMTTLTLTTLGLPLEGVGLLLAIDPILDMMRTATNVAGQAAVPVIVAARERILDRDAYDTATSFEIGEVAREDDAREREPAKAGA, encoded by the coding sequence GTGTCCTCCCCGTCCCCTGCCCCGGACGCGTCCGCCCCGAAGGCCCCGCGCCGCGCCCTGGCCGCCCTGCCGCCCTTCTGGGCGCAGATCCTGCTCGGCCTCGTGCTCGGCGTGCTGTTCGGCTGGATAGCCCGCAACTGGAACGTCGACTGGCTCGGCAGAACCCTCGACGAGATAGGCGGAACGTTCGTCCAGCTGCTCAGGCTGGCCGTCGGCCCCCTGGTCTTCTTCGCGATCGCCGTCTCCATCACCAACCTCCGCAACGTCTCCAACGCCGCCCGCCTCGCCGGCCGGACGCTGCTGTGGTTCCTCGTCACCTCCCTGGTCGCGGTCGCCATCGGCCTCACCATCGGCCTGCTGACCAACCCGGGCGAGGGCACGGGACTCACCCCCGCCGACGGCGCGCGGCCCGAGTCCGAGGGGTCCTGGCTCGACTTCCTCACCGGGATGATCCCCACCAGCGTCGTCACGCCGTTCGCCGACCTCGAAGTGCTCCAGATCGTCTTCCTGGCCGCCGTGACCGGCATCGCCGCGCTGCGCATGGGCGAACGCGCCGCGCCGCTGATCACGTTCGGCGAGACCGCGCTCGCGCTGCTCCAGAAGGTCCTGTGGTGGATCATCCGCCTGGCGCCGCTGGGCACCCTCGGCCTGATCGGCCGGGCGATCAACGAGTACGGCTGGGACCTGCTCGGCGACTACGCCACCTTCACGCTCGACGTGTACATCGGCTGCGCGCTGGTCCTGTTCGGCGTCTACCCGCTGCTGCTGCGCGTCGTCGCGGGCGTCGACCCGCTGCGCTTCTTCCGCGCGGCCTGGCCCGCCATCCAGCTGGCGTTCGTCTCCCGCTCCTCGGTCGGCACCCTGCCGGTGACCCAGAAGGTCACCGAGCGCCTCGGCGTGCCGCGCGAGTACGCCTCGTTCGCCGTCCCGTTCGGCGCCACGACGAAGATGGACGGCTGCGCCGCCATCTACCCGTCGCTGGCCGCGATCTTCGTGGCGGAGATCTTCGACGTCAGCCTCGGCATCCAGGACTACGTGCTGATCGTGTTCGTCTCGGTGATCGGCTCGGCCGCCACCGCGGGCCTCACCGGCGCCACGGTCATGACCACGCTGACCCTCACCACGCTGGGCCTGCCGCTTGAGGGCGTGGGCCTGCTGCTGGCGATCGACCCGATCCTGGACATGATGCGCACCGCGACGAACGTCGCGGGGCAGGCGGCCGTTCCCGTGATCGTCGCGGCCAGGGAGCGCATCCTCGACCGGGACGCGTACGACACCGCGACCAGCTTCGAGATCGGCGAGGTCGCGCGCGAGGACGACGCGCGGGAGCGCGAGCCCGCGAAGGCCGGCGCATAG
- a CDS encoding UbiX family flavin prenyltransferase, with product MRQPWIVGVSGASGTPYAAALLRALLDAGEAVDLMVSRAARLTLLDETGRSLRDGHWAEDLRAWLALGADGGQGAFDPDVSGVRYWPAGDLAAGPSSGSYPAKGMLIVPASTAAVAGVALGLSKDLLQRAASVTLKERRPLVVAVRETPLTGQTLRHLVALDDAGAVVLPAAPAFYAGATHIQDLVDFVAGRALDAVGVRHSLYRRWRGELGGGGRSAQQS from the coding sequence ATGCGTCAGCCGTGGATCGTGGGGGTGTCGGGGGCCTCGGGCACGCCGTACGCCGCGGCACTTCTGCGGGCGCTGCTCGACGCGGGCGAGGCGGTCGACCTGATGGTCAGCCGCGCCGCGCGGCTGACCCTGCTCGACGAAACGGGCCGCTCGCTGCGCGACGGGCACTGGGCCGAGGACCTGCGGGCCTGGCTCGCGCTCGGCGCGGACGGCGGGCAGGGCGCGTTCGACCCGGACGTCTCGGGGGTGCGCTACTGGCCGGCCGGCGACCTGGCGGCCGGCCCTTCCTCGGGGTCCTACCCGGCGAAGGGGATGCTGATCGTTCCGGCGTCGACGGCCGCGGTGGCCGGGGTGGCGCTCGGGCTGTCCAAGGACCTGCTCCAGCGCGCGGCGTCCGTGACGCTGAAGGAGCGGCGCCCCCTCGTGGTCGCGGTGCGCGAGACGCCGCTGACCGGCCAGACGCTGCGGCACCTGGTGGCGCTCGACGACGCGGGGGCGGTGGTGCTGCCGGCCGCGCCCGCGTTCTACGCGGGGGCCACCCACATCCAGGACCTGGTCGACTTCGTCGCAGGGCGGGCCCTGGACGCCGTCGGCGTCCGGCACTCCCTGTACCGCCGGTGGCGCGGGGAACTGGGCGGAGGTGGCCGTTCGGCCCAGCAGTCTTAG
- a CDS encoding SecDF P1 head subdomain-containing protein: MSDGAVGPVPGGERLAGPFLVTVALVLLGSLLTFLALRSADGRHAAGAGFAADARPPAAGAAGPLAHPLRFVPVQAQMRGACGAASGETVRSPETGDCLTLAADAGFEVERLRTAEARLDADGGWLVSIAFLPEDAVGFGELTARTAVRRPPGNQLAVVLDGRLLTSPAVTGRIDGGAVDIRGAFSRAEAHDLAEQLRG, encoded by the coding sequence ATGAGCGACGGCGCGGTCGGCCCGGTGCCGGGGGGCGAGCGCCTGGCGGGGCCGTTCCTGGTGACCGTGGCCCTGGTCCTGCTCGGCTCCCTGCTGACCTTCCTCGCCCTGCGCTCGGCGGACGGGCGGCACGCCGCGGGCGCGGGGTTCGCGGCGGACGCGCGGCCCCCGGCGGCCGGGGCCGCCGGGCCGCTGGCCCACCCGCTGCGCTTCGTGCCCGTGCAGGCGCAGATGCGCGGCGCGTGCGGGGCGGCGTCGGGCGAGACGGTGCGGAGCCCGGAGACGGGCGACTGCCTCACGCTGGCCGCCGACGCGGGTTTCGAGGTGGAACGGCTGCGCACGGCCGAGGCGCGCCTCGACGCGGACGGCGGCTGGCTGGTGAGCATCGCGTTCCTGCCCGAGGACGCCGTCGGCTTCGGCGAGCTGACCGCCCGCACCGCCGTCCGCCGTCCGCCGGGCAACCAGCTCGCCGTCGTGCTCGACGGCCGGCTGCTGACCTCGCCCGCGGTCACCGGGCGGATCGACGGCGGCGCGGTCGACATCCGCGGCGCGTTCAGCCGCGCGGAGGCCCACGACCTGGCGGAACAGCTGCGCGGCTGA
- a CDS encoding Lrp/AsnC family transcriptional regulator — MDAVDRQLIQALRENGRASYAELGRLVGLSGPSVTDRINRLEAAGVITGYRATVDARSLGLGVTALIGIQLSDAVDHEDVAARLRTLQEIEDCWFIAGDDSYMLKVRAGDVDGLERTVRRLSGIQGVSRTRSTIVLSTKWENRVGELPDGTQA, encoded by the coding sequence ATGGACGCGGTGGACAGGCAGCTGATTCAGGCGCTGCGCGAGAACGGCCGGGCGTCCTACGCGGAGCTGGGCCGCCTCGTCGGCCTCTCGGGCCCCAGCGTCACCGACCGCATCAACCGGCTCGAAGCCGCCGGGGTGATCACCGGCTACCGGGCGACGGTGGACGCCAGGTCGCTCGGCCTCGGCGTGACCGCGCTGATCGGCATCCAGCTGTCGGACGCGGTGGACCACGAGGATGTCGCCGCCCGGCTGCGCACGCTCCAGGAGATCGAGGACTGCTGGTTCATCGCGGGCGACGACTCCTACATGCTGAAGGTGCGGGCCGGGGACGTGGACGGCCTGGAACGGACCGTCCGCCGGCTGTCGGGCATCCAGGGCGTCTCGCGGACGCGCAGCACGATCGTGCTGTCCACCAAGTGGGAGAACCGGGTCGGGGAGCTGCCCGACGGCACGCAGGCGTAG
- a CDS encoding DUF4229 domain-containing protein, with amino-acid sequence MSTNTTAATLRYTGMRLGIFAVCFAVLAVLAYVGVIPESIGTANPLWLAVLAIVVSAPISLVVLRGQREAMSQQIVPRIERARSNAKAKLDANRGMEDDAA; translated from the coding sequence GTGAGCACGAACACCACCGCGGCGACACTGCGCTACACCGGGATGCGGCTGGGGATCTTCGCCGTCTGTTTCGCCGTACTCGCGGTGCTCGCCTACGTGGGCGTCATTCCGGAGTCCATCGGCACGGCCAACCCGCTGTGGCTCGCCGTCCTCGCCATCGTGGTGTCCGCGCCGATCAGCCTCGTCGTCCTCCGCGGGCAGCGGGAGGCGATGTCCCAGCAGATCGTGCCGCGCATCGAACGCGCCAGGAGCAACGCCAAGGCCAAGCTCGACGCCAACCGCGGCATGGAGGACGACGCCGCCTGA
- a CDS encoding protein kinase domain-containing protein has product MQDRIIDGRYRLGRRLGAGGSGTVWEALDLRLERQVAVKLVSTVTVGRDPRARERFEREAKLLAGLSSPFIVTVHDVGETRFEGESDSVLYLVMERLHGRSLEQMITEDGALPPLDDVARWGEHVCQALAVAHGSGVVHRDLKPANVMVGPDGVARVLDFGIAAVLADSTDHARLTSTGVVVGTPAYMSPEQIEGTAVGSASDLYSAGCVLYALVTGRPPFHGGSLYQLLRQQMESAPEVPSTLRPGLPADWDELVLALLAKRPAHRPGSAEEVAGRLRRLAVPQPLAAGAPAGAGLAYEPTRVVPPFDPRVVLLASCPRPGGGALPVATGQRMRLADVLPGATAFEVGLDWQAPDDTDVDASALVVGADGRVPTEGHFVFYNNPEPDGVGVRLTADGPEARLVVEPGALGAAAERVVFVLSVHDAEARGQDLSAVGLLHVRLIDPGSGEELLCFGFPSGPRGAAGVTLGELVREEDGWWFAAVSAEYPGGLAQIVRAHGVAVEAEAD; this is encoded by the coding sequence ATGCAGGACCGGATTATCGACGGCCGGTACCGGCTCGGCCGCCGATTGGGCGCCGGGGGCAGCGGCACCGTCTGGGAGGCGCTCGACCTGAGGCTCGAACGGCAGGTCGCCGTCAAGCTCGTGAGCACGGTCACCGTGGGCCGCGACCCGCGGGCCAGGGAGCGTTTCGAACGCGAGGCGAAGCTGCTCGCCGGGCTGTCGAGCCCGTTCATCGTGACCGTGCACGACGTGGGGGAGACGCGGTTCGAGGGCGAGTCGGACTCGGTGCTCTACCTGGTGATGGAACGCCTGCACGGGCGTTCGCTTGAGCAGATGATCACCGAGGACGGCGCGCTGCCGCCGCTCGACGACGTGGCGCGCTGGGGCGAGCACGTCTGCCAGGCCCTCGCCGTCGCGCACGGCTCGGGCGTGGTGCACCGGGACCTGAAGCCGGCGAACGTGATGGTCGGCCCCGACGGGGTGGCCCGGGTCCTCGACTTCGGGATCGCCGCCGTGCTCGCCGACTCGACCGACCACGCGCGGCTGACCTCGACGGGCGTGGTGGTCGGCACCCCTGCCTACATGTCCCCCGAGCAGATCGAGGGCACGGCCGTCGGGTCGGCGAGCGACCTGTACTCGGCGGGCTGCGTGCTGTACGCGCTGGTCACCGGGCGTCCGCCGTTCCACGGCGGCTCGCTGTACCAGCTGCTGCGGCAGCAGATGGAGAGCGCGCCGGAGGTGCCGAGCACGCTGCGCCCCGGGCTGCCGGCCGACTGGGACGAGCTGGTCCTCGCCCTGCTCGCGAAGCGGCCCGCCCACCGGCCGGGCAGCGCGGAGGAGGTGGCGGGCCGGCTGCGGCGGCTCGCGGTGCCGCAGCCGCTCGCGGCCGGGGCGCCGGCCGGGGCCGGGCTCGCGTACGAGCCGACGCGCGTGGTCCCGCCGTTCGACCCGCGGGTGGTGCTGCTCGCCAGCTGCCCGCGGCCGGGCGGCGGCGCGCTGCCGGTGGCGACCGGGCAGCGGATGCGGCTCGCGGACGTGCTGCCGGGCGCGACGGCGTTCGAGGTGGGCCTGGACTGGCAGGCGCCCGATGACACCGACGTGGACGCGAGCGCGCTGGTGGTCGGCGCGGACGGCCGCGTTCCGACGGAGGGCCACTTCGTCTTCTACAACAACCCCGAGCCCGACGGCGTCGGCGTGCGGCTGACGGCGGACGGGCCCGAGGCGCGGCTGGTCGTGGAGCCGGGGGCGCTGGGCGCCGCGGCCGAGCGCGTGGTGTTCGTGCTGTCCGTCCACGACGCCGAGGCGCGCGGGCAGGACCTGTCCGCCGTGGGCCTGCTGCACGTGCGGCTGATCGACCCGGGCAGCGGCGAGGAGCTGCTGTGCTTCGGCTTCCCCTCGGGCCCGCGCGGCGCCGCGGGGGTGACGCTCGGGGAGCTGGTCAGGGAGGAGGACGGCTGGTGGTTCGCCGCGGTCAGCGCGGAGTACCCGGGCGGTCTGGCCCAGATCGTGCGGGCGCACGGCGTCGCGGTGGAGGCGGAGGCCGACTGA
- a CDS encoding STAS domain-containing protein, with amino-acid sequence MSGPVFSPSGEKEAVVGAEVFVVPGPVARSEVQGLCDRLAETVRGSGARDVVVDLGEVRGTDPATVEAVARLRLTAARLGCRVRLVRVSPGLQVLLGWLGLGEAVGQAEQGEEPGRVQERVEPGDPAL; translated from the coding sequence GTGAGCGGGCCGGTCTTCTCCCCGAGCGGGGAGAAGGAGGCCGTGGTGGGTGCGGAGGTGTTCGTCGTGCCGGGGCCCGTGGCGCGGTCCGAGGTGCAGGGTCTGTGCGACCGGCTGGCCGAGACGGTGCGCGGCAGCGGGGCGCGTGACGTGGTCGTCGATCTGGGGGAGGTGCGCGGGACCGACCCGGCGACCGTCGAGGCGGTCGCCCGGCTGCGGCTCACCGCCGCCCGCCTCGGCTGCCGGGTGCGCTTGGTGCGCGTGAGTCCGGGACTACAGGTCCTCCTCGGCTGGCTCGGTCTCGGGGAGGCGGTCGGGCAGGCCGAACAGGGGGAAGAACCTGGCCGTGTCCAGGAACGAGTTGAGCCCGGTGATCCGGCCCTCTGA
- a CDS encoding Fpg/Nei family DNA glycosylase — MPELPEVEALREFLTGRLVGREVARALPVAFHAMKTYDPPLSAIEGRTVTAVGRHGKFLDIMAGDLHLVCHLARAGWLRWHDAVPAAPPRPGKGPLALRVTLAAPEGGRSPGAGFDLTEAGTQKRLAVYCVRDPAEVPGIARLGPDPLDPAFTREAFAGLLRGETRRLKGVLRDQSVLAGVGNAYSDEILHAARMSPFKPAGGLTPEETGTLYDALTGTLRAALDRSRGLAAGQLKAGKRTGLRVHGRTGEPCPVCGDTIREVSYRDSALQYCPACQTGGRPLADRRLSRLLK, encoded by the coding sequence ATGCCCGAACTGCCCGAAGTCGAGGCACTGCGCGAATTCCTCACCGGCCGCCTCGTGGGCCGCGAGGTGGCCCGCGCGCTGCCGGTCGCGTTCCACGCCATGAAGACCTACGACCCGCCGCTGTCGGCGATCGAGGGCCGCACGGTCACGGCCGTCGGCCGGCACGGCAAGTTCCTCGACATCATGGCCGGTGACCTCCACCTCGTGTGCCACCTCGCGCGCGCCGGGTGGCTGCGCTGGCACGACGCCGTGCCCGCGGCGCCGCCGCGCCCTGGCAAGGGGCCGCTGGCCCTGCGCGTGACGCTGGCCGCCCCCGAGGGAGGCCGTTCCCCCGGCGCCGGCTTCGACCTGACCGAGGCCGGCACGCAGAAACGGCTCGCCGTGTACTGCGTGCGCGACCCCGCCGAGGTGCCCGGCATCGCCCGCCTCGGGCCCGATCCGCTCGACCCCGCGTTCACGAGGGAGGCGTTCGCCGGGCTGCTGCGCGGGGAGACCCGCCGCCTCAAGGGGGTGCTGCGCGACCAGAGCGTCCTGGCCGGCGTCGGCAACGCCTACTCCGACGAGATCCTGCACGCCGCCCGCATGTCCCCGTTCAAGCCCGCGGGCGGCCTCACCCCCGAGGAGACCGGCACGTTGTACGACGCGCTGACCGGCACCCTGCGCGCGGCGCTCGACCGGTCGCGCGGCCTGGCCGCCGGGCAGCTGAAGGCCGGGAAGCGGACCGGTCTCCGCGTGCACGGGCGCACCGGCGAGCCGTGCCCGGTCTGCGGCGACACCATCCGCGAGGTGTCCTACCGCGACTCCGCGCTCCAGTACTGCCCGGCCTGCCAGACCGGCGGCAGGCCGCTCGCCGACCGCAGGCTCTCCCGCCTGCTCAAGTGA
- a CDS encoding GNAT family N-acetyltransferase, with product MNNAPTNAPPHPAPPPGRARLSYVLDPPVTAELREGVAQLWADVVNAGGAVGFVPPVTAADTAPELRKHLIGMAEGTTRLLVGTDERARPVATAFFSLNTHRLMRHWVWLGTVMVHPERQGGGAGRELLAAAATAAAIDPGITGIRLTCRGGMGLERFYAACGYREVGRVPGAIRLGDGEFRDDITMWLPLG from the coding sequence ATGAACAACGCTCCCACGAACGCCCCGCCGCACCCGGCGCCCCCGCCTGGCCGGGCCCGGCTCTCCTACGTGCTCGATCCGCCCGTCACCGCGGAACTGCGGGAGGGCGTCGCCCAGTTGTGGGCCGACGTCGTCAACGCGGGCGGCGCCGTCGGTTTCGTGCCGCCGGTCACCGCCGCCGACACCGCCCCCGAGCTGCGCAAACACCTCATCGGCATGGCCGAGGGCACCACGCGGCTGCTGGTCGGGACGGACGAGCGCGCCCGGCCGGTGGCCACCGCGTTCTTCTCGCTGAACACCCACCGCCTCATGCGCCACTGGGTGTGGCTGGGGACGGTGATGGTGCACCCGGAGCGGCAGGGCGGCGGCGCCGGCCGGGAGCTGCTGGCCGCGGCGGCCACCGCCGCCGCCATCGACCCGGGCATCACCGGCATACGGCTGACCTGCCGCGGGGGCATGGGGCTCGAACGGTTCTACGCCGCCTGCGGCTACCGCGAGGTCGGGCGGGTGCCGGGGGCGATCAGGCTGGGCGACGGCGAGTTCCGCGACGACATCACCATGTGGCTGCCGCTGGGCTGA
- a CDS encoding aminoglycoside phosphotransferase family protein yields the protein MASAGARTAGFTASAARRAMEAACAAVRLDGSGAELIRLGENALFRLAGHPVIARVARSLAYMDSVRTEVGVSRWLASEGFPAARAVEDLEQPVVAAGHPVTFWHLIREGNRKATYGGLGGVLRDLHTMTPPDVLGLSAHDAFGRTALRVERAAGIPEPDRAFLKERGRELRERLADLRFESEKGPVHGDAHVQNLMVDSAGRVLLIDFENFCFDHPEWDLMVTATEHHRLGWQTREQYADFVTAYGRDLGDWEGFAVLRGIQEFRMTTWLMQNVGENRSVAEEYARRITSLRNGTAPRDWQPG from the coding sequence ATGGCGTCTGCCGGGGCGCGGACGGCGGGTTTCACGGCGAGCGCCGCGAGGCGGGCGATGGAGGCCGCCTGTGCGGCCGTGCGGCTCGACGGGAGCGGCGCGGAGCTGATCCGGCTGGGCGAGAACGCGCTGTTCCGGCTGGCCGGGCATCCGGTGATCGCGCGGGTGGCGCGCTCGCTCGCGTACATGGACTCGGTGCGGACCGAGGTGGGCGTCTCCAGATGGCTCGCCAGTGAGGGCTTTCCGGCGGCGCGGGCCGTGGAGGACCTGGAACAGCCGGTCGTGGCGGCCGGGCACCCCGTGACGTTCTGGCACCTGATCAGGGAAGGGAACCGGAAGGCCACGTACGGGGGGCTGGGTGGTGTGCTGCGCGACCTGCACACGATGACGCCGCCAGATGTTCTCGGACTGTCGGCGCACGACGCGTTCGGGCGGACCGCGCTGCGGGTGGAACGGGCCGCGGGGATACCGGAGCCCGACCGGGCGTTCCTCAAAGAACGCGGTAGGGAACTGCGGGAACGGCTGGCCGACCTGCGCTTCGAGTCGGAGAAGGGCCCGGTGCACGGGGACGCGCACGTCCAGAACCTCATGGTGGACAGCGCCGGGCGCGTGCTCCTGATCGACTTCGAGAACTTCTGCTTCGACCATCCGGAGTGGGACCTGATGGTCACGGCCACCGAGCATCATCGCCTGGGATGGCAGACGCGCGAGCAGTACGCGGACTTCGTCACCGCCTACGGCAGGGATCTGGGTGACTGGGAGGGGTTCGCCGTGCTGCGCGGCATCCAGGAGTTCCGCATGACGACGTGGCTGATGCAGAACGTCGGTGAGAACCGGTCCGTGGCAGAGGAGTACGCGCGGCGCATCACCTCGCTCCGGAACGGCACCGCCCCCCGCGACTGGCAGCCGGGATAG
- a CDS encoding GNAT family N-acetyltransferase — translation MEAERRAVERPCVRAAAERDAEAVLAFWRVAAEGVSISDDLDGVRRLIARDPEALLLAEQGGELVGTVIAGFDGWRCHLYRLAVLPERRRQGVARALLGAAERRFARLGGRRADAMVLTRNESAHRVWESAGYREQEEWRRWVRPLPRQEDGAGDEFA, via the coding sequence GTGGAAGCGGAACGACGGGCCGTGGAACGGCCGTGTGTGCGGGCGGCTGCGGAACGTGACGCGGAGGCCGTGCTCGCGTTCTGGCGCGTGGCCGCCGAGGGTGTGAGCATCAGTGACGATCTCGACGGCGTGCGGCGGCTGATCGCGCGGGACCCGGAGGCCCTGCTGCTCGCCGAGCAGGGCGGCGAGCTGGTGGGCACCGTGATCGCCGGTTTCGACGGGTGGCGCTGCCACCTGTACCGGCTGGCGGTGCTGCCGGAACGGCGGCGGCAGGGCGTCGCGCGGGCCCTGCTCGGCGCGGCGGAACGGCGGTTCGCCCGCCTCGGCGGCCGGCGGGCCGACGCGATGGTGCTGACGCGGAACGAGTCCGCGCACCGCGTCTGGGAGTCCGCCGGGTACCGGGAGCAGGAGGAGTGGCGCCGCTGGGTGCGTCCGCTGCCGCGTCAGGAGGACGGCGCGGGCGATGAGTTCGCGTGA
- the mqnE gene encoding aminofutalosine synthase MqnE, which translates to MDAGLKRDLEEKVRAGERLTREDGIALYASDDLAWLGGLAHEVRTRKNGDVVYFNVNRHLNMTNVCTASCAYCSFQRKPGEKDAYTMRIEEAVRLAKAMEGEALTELHIVNGLHPTLPWRYYPRSLRALKEVLPPTVSLKAFTATEIHHFESISGLPASEILDELIDAGLESLTGGGAEIFDWEVRQHIVDHRTHWEDWSRIHRLAHAKGLKTPCTMLYGHIEEPRHRVDHVLRLRELQDETGGFQVFIPLRYQHDFVDMKDGKIRNRIQARTTMASGAEALRTFAVSRLLFDNVPHVKVFWVMHGVQTAQLALQHGADDMDGSVVEYKITHDADNFGTPDKLTREDLLDLIRDAGFRPVERNTRYEVVREYDGPDPGRRESPQPMRV; encoded by the coding sequence ATGGACGCGGGACTCAAGCGGGACCTGGAAGAGAAGGTCCGCGCCGGCGAGCGGCTGACCCGCGAGGACGGGATCGCGCTCTACGCGTCCGACGACCTGGCCTGGCTCGGCGGCCTCGCCCACGAGGTCAGGACGCGCAAGAACGGCGACGTCGTCTACTTCAACGTCAACCGGCACCTCAACATGACGAACGTGTGCACCGCCTCGTGCGCCTACTGCTCGTTCCAGCGCAAGCCGGGCGAGAAGGACGCGTACACGATGCGCATCGAGGAGGCCGTCCGGCTGGCCAAGGCGATGGAGGGCGAGGCCCTGACCGAGCTGCACATCGTCAACGGCCTGCACCCCACGCTGCCGTGGCGCTACTACCCCAGGTCGCTGCGCGCGCTGAAGGAGGTGCTGCCCCCGACGGTGTCGCTGAAGGCGTTCACGGCGACCGAGATCCACCACTTCGAGTCCATCTCGGGGCTGCCGGCCTCCGAAATCCTCGACGAACTGATCGACGCCGGTCTCGAATCGCTGACGGGCGGCGGTGCCGAGATCTTCGACTGGGAGGTCAGGCAGCACATCGTCGACCACAGGACGCACTGGGAGGACTGGTCCCGCATCCACCGGCTCGCGCATGCCAAGGGCCTGAAGACGCCCTGCACCATGCTGTACGGGCACATCGAGGAGCCGCGGCACCGCGTCGACCACGTGCTGCGGCTGCGGGAGCTCCAGGACGAGACGGGCGGGTTCCAGGTGTTCATCCCGCTGCGCTACCAGCACGACTTCGTGGACATGAAGGACGGCAAGATCCGCAACCGCATCCAGGCGCGCACGACGATGGCGAGCGGCGCCGAGGCGCTGCGCACGTTCGCCGTGTCCCGGCTGCTGTTCGACAACGTGCCGCACGTCAAGGTCTTCTGGGTGATGCACGGCGTGCAGACGGCGCAGCTCGCGCTCCAGCACGGCGCGGACGACATGGACGGCTCGGTCGTCGAGTACAAGATCACGCACGACGCGGACAACTTCGGCACGCCGGACAAGCTGACCCGCGAGGACCTGCTCGACCTGATCCGCGACGCCGGGTTCCGCCCCGTGGAGCGCAACACGCGCTACGAGGTCGTCCGCGAGTACGACGGGCCCGACCCGGGCCGCCGCGAGTCGCCGCAGCCCATGCGGGTGTGA